Proteins encoded in a region of the Streptomyces sp. NBC_01471 genome:
- a CDS encoding ABC transporter permease produces the protein MSTAVKAPKDGVLVRRPGPQELHPVRTHRRRRTLELALAVAVPVVLILLWQLAADRSWIDDRVYPAPSTILSDGWDRAARGVLWPDVWATLKRVLGGYAIGTVSGYVLGLLMGSLALVRAALEPLLDALYVVPKLALLPVFLNMFGLGEGPQIALVAATVFFFVWISTMAAVLAVPAGHRDAGQVFGASPWQMFRHVLLPASLPAVLVGARIAAGVAVLVIVASEQIAAPNGLGHLIFDSRALFQNDVMFVGIVCVAVLGVLFSELVRIAGRLLTPWAPRDRGRSQS, from the coding sequence ATGAGCACGGCGGTCAAGGCCCCGAAGGACGGAGTGCTGGTCAGACGGCCCGGCCCGCAGGAGCTGCACCCCGTACGCACCCACCGCAGGCGCCGCACCCTGGAACTGGCACTCGCCGTCGCGGTACCCGTCGTCCTCATCCTGCTCTGGCAGCTGGCGGCGGACCGGTCCTGGATCGACGACCGGGTCTACCCCGCGCCCTCCACCATCCTCTCCGACGGCTGGGACCGCGCCGCCCGCGGCGTGCTCTGGCCCGATGTGTGGGCCACGCTCAAGCGGGTGCTCGGCGGCTATGCGATCGGCACGGTGTCGGGATACGTCCTCGGTCTGCTGATGGGGTCGCTGGCCCTCGTACGGGCCGCCCTCGAACCGCTGCTCGACGCGCTGTACGTGGTCCCGAAGCTGGCTCTGCTGCCGGTCTTCCTCAACATGTTCGGGCTCGGCGAGGGGCCGCAGATCGCGCTGGTCGCCGCCACGGTCTTCTTCTTCGTCTGGATCTCCACGATGGCGGCGGTGCTCGCCGTCCCCGCCGGGCACCGCGACGCGGGGCAGGTCTTCGGCGCGTCACCCTGGCAGATGTTCCGGCACGTCCTGCTGCCCGCGTCCCTGCCGGCGGTGCTCGTCGGGGCCCGGATCGCGGCGGGGGTGGCCGTGCTCGTCATCGTCGCATCGGAGCAGATCGCCGCGCCGAACGGCCTCGGGCATCTGATCTTCGACTCCCGCGCGCTCTTCCAGAACGACGTGATGTTCGTCGGGATCGTCTGTGTGGCCGTCCTCGGGGTGCTCTTCTCCGAGCTGGTGCGGATCGCCGGACGGCTGCTCACTCCCTGGGCCCCGCGCGACCGCGGCCGCAGCCAGTCCTGA
- a CDS encoding ABC transporter substrate-binding protein, producing MRISTLCTTLLAAGSLLVSAGCAKHDSGGPAPAAKPRPVRAVAGCAKGWTDPADLAPGRAPARCAKGAPAPRPPARKRKLVLATGTLAAEYVAPLEVAVEKGEFKKEGLDVQLKVLPTPDALPLLAKGDIDAQWAAPEAAVMNGIRGGFDIKWVAGNFSPDPASRSGLWARLKNGETPASVTMKGRKMGTMIGKGSVVTYAMEKALQNHGGGLDSIGFQQLGSADVLTALQNGGVDSAWLLDPVWRKVDGNAKYTFLGGQPLGEPLGGLLFGPNLLTKDPDAGVAFLRAYIRTVNTYFSGDYKADKGFTASLAKLLKTDESVLTSTPSLRMDWEIRKGTTDRLQKAYRDAGVAQGDPLPEDKVVDRSLYAEAVGHTS from the coding sequence ATGCGTATCAGCACGCTCTGCACCACCCTGCTCGCCGCCGGTTCCCTGCTCGTCTCCGCCGGGTGTGCGAAACACGACAGCGGCGGCCCGGCACCTGCCGCGAAACCCCGCCCGGTGAGAGCCGTCGCGGGCTGCGCCAAGGGCTGGACCGACCCGGCCGACCTCGCCCCGGGCCGGGCGCCGGCCCGCTGCGCGAAGGGTGCGCCCGCCCCCCGGCCGCCGGCCAGGAAGCGCAAGCTCGTCCTCGCGACCGGCACCCTGGCGGCGGAGTACGTCGCACCGCTCGAAGTAGCCGTGGAGAAGGGAGAGTTCAAGAAGGAGGGGCTGGACGTCCAGCTGAAGGTACTGCCGACGCCGGACGCGCTCCCGCTGCTCGCCAAGGGCGATATCGACGCCCAGTGGGCGGCGCCCGAGGCAGCCGTGATGAACGGCATCAGAGGCGGCTTCGACATCAAGTGGGTCGCCGGGAACTTCTCCCCCGACCCGGCGTCCAGGAGCGGCCTGTGGGCCCGGCTCAAGAACGGTGAGACCCCTGCCTCGGTGACGATGAAGGGCCGGAAGATGGGCACGATGATCGGCAAGGGATCGGTCGTCACCTACGCGATGGAGAAGGCGCTCCAGAACCACGGCGGCGGGCTGGACTCGATCGGCTTCCAGCAACTCGGCTCCGCGGACGTACTGACAGCGCTGCAGAACGGCGGAGTCGACTCCGCCTGGCTGCTCGACCCGGTCTGGCGCAAGGTCGACGGGAACGCGAAGTACACCTTCCTGGGCGGCCAGCCGCTGGGCGAACCGCTCGGCGGGCTGCTCTTCGGCCCGAATCTGCTGACCAAGGACCCGGACGCGGGCGTCGCCTTCCTGCGCGCGTACATCCGGACCGTGAACACCTACTTCTCCGGCGACTACAAGGCCGACAAGGGGTTCACGGCCTCGCTGGCCAAGCTGCTGAAGACCGACGAGTCGGTGCTGACCTCGACGCCGTCGCTCCGGATGGACTGGGAGATCCGCAAGGGCACGACGGACCGGCTGCAGAAGGCGTACCGGGACGCCGGGGTCGCACAGGGCGACCCGCTGCCGGAGGACAAGGTGGTGGACCGCTCGCTGTACGCGGAGGCGGTGGGCCACACATCCTGA
- a CDS encoding tetratricopeptide repeat protein — protein MVFMGDRATLLETGRFVQKHADDGHDAVDAEETADAEAEARHRSGAESGEAASMSVLGALLLRRGDLDGAERWLRAATGEGDRAAANNLGVLLHQRGYADEAAGWWRIAAVAGSAAAAHALGRHHRERGDEPAAEYWLRQSAESGHALGAYALADLLEHRGDIGAERWLRAAAEQGHREAAYRLARALDRAATGKAPAAEAEQWYRQAAARGHRRAALHLGVILEKRGDLKEAGRWYLTSAKDGEARAACALGFLLRDAGDEESAAVWWLRAAQDGDGNAANALGALHAARGEQQTAERWYRAAMDAGDVNGAYNLALLCAAQERTAQAEQWYRRAAYAGHREAANALAVLLLQNGDPAGAEPWFSKAAEAGSVDAAFNLGILHAGRDDDRGAFVWYERAAAAGHTEAALQVGIALLRDGEEHMAERHLRCAAGGGSIEAAFRLGALLDARMPPPGPPVLGEPVTEKSECEEWYERAAEQGHRRAQVRVGMLAASRNDVEAAAGWYREAAEAGSRNGAFNLGLLLAREGNEREAGLWWARAANAGHGRAALRLALLAIRRGELGEGQKWCNRAVELGPAEVAERAARLSEALRQELTA, from the coding sequence ATGGTGTTTATGGGGGACAGGGCAACTCTGTTGGAGACAGGGCGGTTTGTGCAGAAGCACGCCGATGACGGCCACGACGCCGTCGACGCGGAGGAAACGGCTGACGCCGAGGCCGAGGCACGCCACCGGAGCGGTGCCGAGAGCGGTGAAGCCGCGTCGATGAGTGTGCTGGGTGCGCTGCTGCTGCGCCGCGGGGACCTCGACGGCGCGGAGCGCTGGCTGCGTGCCGCCACCGGCGAGGGGGACCGGGCCGCGGCCAACAACCTGGGCGTGCTGCTGCACCAGCGGGGCTACGCGGACGAGGCGGCCGGCTGGTGGCGCATCGCCGCCGTCGCGGGCTCCGCGGCCGCGGCCCACGCGCTGGGCAGACACCACCGGGAACGCGGGGACGAGCCCGCCGCCGAGTACTGGCTGCGCCAGTCCGCCGAGTCGGGCCACGCGCTCGGGGCGTACGCCCTCGCGGACCTGCTGGAGCACCGCGGTGACATCGGCGCGGAGCGCTGGCTGCGCGCCGCCGCCGAGCAGGGCCACCGGGAGGCCGCCTACCGGCTGGCGCGCGCGCTGGACCGCGCCGCGACCGGGAAGGCCCCGGCTGCCGAGGCCGAGCAGTGGTACCGGCAGGCCGCCGCGCGCGGCCACCGGCGCGCCGCGCTGCACCTCGGCGTGATCCTGGAGAAGCGCGGCGACCTCAAGGAGGCCGGCCGCTGGTACCTGACGTCGGCCAAGGACGGCGAGGCCCGCGCGGCCTGCGCGCTCGGCTTCCTGCTGCGCGACGCGGGCGACGAGGAGAGCGCCGCCGTCTGGTGGCTGCGTGCCGCCCAGGACGGCGACGGCAACGCCGCCAACGCGCTGGGGGCGCTGCACGCGGCCCGGGGCGAGCAGCAGACCGCCGAGCGCTGGTACCGGGCGGCCATGGACGCGGGTGACGTCAACGGCGCGTACAACCTGGCCCTGCTCTGCGCCGCCCAGGAGCGCACGGCGCAGGCCGAGCAGTGGTACCGCCGCGCCGCCTACGCCGGGCACCGCGAGGCGGCCAACGCGCTCGCCGTGCTCCTCCTGCAGAACGGCGACCCGGCAGGCGCCGAGCCGTGGTTCTCCAAGGCGGCCGAGGCGGGCAGCGTGGACGCCGCCTTCAACCTGGGCATCCTGCACGCGGGCCGCGACGACGACCGTGGTGCCTTCGTCTGGTACGAGCGGGCGGCGGCGGCCGGGCACACCGAGGCCGCGCTCCAGGTCGGCATAGCGCTGCTCAGGGACGGCGAGGAGCACATGGCGGAGCGCCACCTGCGCTGCGCGGCGGGCGGCGGAAGCATCGAGGCGGCCTTCCGGCTCGGCGCGCTGCTCGACGCCAGGATGCCCCCGCCGGGACCGCCCGTGCTGGGTGAGCCCGTCACCGAGAAGAGTGAGTGCGAGGAGTGGTACGAGCGCGCCGCCGAGCAGGGGCACCGCCGCGCCCAGGTCCGGGTCGGCATGCTGGCCGCCTCCCGCAACGACGTCGAGGCGGCCGCGGGCTGGTACCGCGAGGCCGCCGAGGCGGGCAGCCGCAACGGCGCCTTCAACCTCGGGCTGCTGCTGGCCCGCGAGGGCAACGAGCGCGAGGCGGGTCTCTGGTGGGCCAGGGCCGCCAACGCCGGGCACGGCAGGGCCGCCCTGCGTCTCGCGCTGCTCGCCATCCGCCGCGGTGAGCTGGGTGAAGGGCAGAAGTGGTGCAACCGGGCCGTGGAGCTCGGTCCCGCCGAGGTCGCCGAGCGCGCGGCGCGCCTCAGTGAGGCACTGCGCCAGGAGCTCACCGCGTGA
- a CDS encoding Fur family transcriptional regulator, with product MSDLLERLRERGWRMTAQRRVVAEVLDGDHVHLTADEVHARAVSRLPEISRATVYNTLGEMVVLGEVIEVSTDRRAKRYDPNAHRPHQHLVCAQCGSIRDVHPAGNPLRDLPDTERFGFTISDVEVTYRGICPACAGA from the coding sequence ATGAGTGACCTGTTGGAACGCCTGCGCGAGCGGGGCTGGCGCATGACCGCCCAGCGTCGCGTCGTGGCCGAGGTCCTCGACGGGGACCACGTTCATCTGACCGCCGACGAGGTACATGCCCGCGCCGTCTCGCGGCTGCCGGAGATCTCCCGGGCAACGGTTTACAACACCCTGGGCGAGATGGTCGTCCTCGGCGAGGTGATCGAGGTCTCCACGGACCGCCGCGCCAAGCGGTACGACCCGAACGCGCACCGGCCGCACCAGCACCTGGTCTGCGCCCAGTGCGGCTCCATCCGCGACGTGCACCCCGCGGGCAACCCCCTGCGGGACCTCCCGGACACGGAGCGCTTCGGCTTCACGATCTCCGACGTCGAGGTGACGTACCGGGGCATCTGCCCGGCCTGTGCGGGAGCCTGA
- a CDS encoding ABC transporter ATP-binding protein, which yields MGDPHPPPLTPEPAPGRSAKLHARSLTRTFGRGRTALDALGPLDLDIAPGEFTCIVGPSGCGKSTLLRIAAGLLRPSTGELSIRTASARPAAMIFQDYGIYDWKNVLANVRFGLDIQRVPRREADRRARDWLARIGLADFADAYPGALSGGMRQRVAIARALAVEPEILLMDEPFAALDAQLRTILQDELLELTQTTRTTALFITHSLEEAIVLGDRVLVMSARPGRIIAERRPPFPRPRTGDMRSAPEFTALKSELWELLRGEVRGEAVPA from the coding sequence GTGGGAGACCCGCACCCGCCCCCACTCACCCCAGAACCGGCGCCCGGCCGATCCGCCAAACTCCACGCCCGGTCCCTCACCCGCACCTTCGGCCGCGGCCGCACCGCCCTGGACGCCCTCGGACCACTGGATCTGGACATCGCCCCCGGCGAGTTCACCTGCATCGTCGGCCCGTCGGGCTGCGGCAAGTCGACCCTGCTGCGGATCGCGGCCGGGCTGCTGCGCCCCAGCACGGGTGAGCTGTCCATCCGTACCGCGTCCGCCCGTCCCGCCGCGATGATCTTCCAGGACTACGGCATCTACGACTGGAAGAACGTCCTGGCCAACGTCCGGTTCGGCCTCGACATCCAGCGGGTCCCGCGCAGGGAGGCCGACCGCCGCGCCCGCGACTGGCTGGCACGCATCGGACTGGCCGACTTCGCCGACGCCTACCCCGGGGCCCTCTCCGGCGGCATGCGCCAGCGGGTCGCCATCGCCCGCGCCCTCGCCGTGGAGCCCGAGATCCTGCTGATGGACGAGCCGTTCGCGGCCCTCGACGCACAGCTGCGGACCATCCTCCAGGACGAGCTGCTCGAACTCACCCAGACCACCCGCACCACGGCCCTCTTCATCACCCACAGCCTCGAAGAGGCGATCGTCCTGGGCGACCGGGTCCTGGTGATGTCGGCGCGCCCCGGCCGGATCATCGCCGAGCGCCGGCCGCCGTTCCCCCGGCCCCGGACCGGCGACATGCGGTCGGCCCCCGAGTTCACCGCGCTCAAGTCCGAGCTGTGGGAGCTGCTGCGCGGCGAGGTACGCGGAGAGGCGGTCCCGGCATGA
- a CDS encoding PPA1309 family protein, whose translation MPNLSSPSGPPMAASPLTVAVLEIDEYASGLGWDQPARLFALVDTAKLRTQEPGLAAQLGLDDGEPAASLTPVEQDEIPDTTPLDEFLATIAWPDAVAGCAMTVERLMLPPSAEATVPEGMDEAQLTAWVAEHPDRQEVRMTVAVLRDGTRESALRLRAKDSPNEVLTGSELVPGLAEALSVTFEA comes from the coding sequence ATGCCCAACCTTTCTTCGCCCTCAGGCCCTCCGATGGCCGCCAGTCCGCTCACCGTGGCGGTGCTCGAAATCGACGAGTACGCGTCCGGTCTCGGCTGGGACCAGCCCGCCAGACTCTTCGCACTCGTGGACACCGCGAAGCTCCGTACCCAGGAGCCGGGCCTGGCCGCCCAGCTCGGTCTCGACGACGGCGAGCCCGCCGCGTCACTGACCCCCGTCGAGCAGGACGAGATCCCGGACACCACCCCACTCGACGAGTTCCTCGCCACGATCGCCTGGCCGGACGCGGTGGCAGGGTGCGCGATGACGGTCGAGCGGCTGATGCTGCCGCCGTCGGCGGAAGCAACCGTGCCGGAGGGGATGGACGAGGCGCAGCTGACGGCCTGGGTCGCCGAGCACCCGGACCGTCAGGAGGTGCGGATGACCGTGGCGGTGCTGCGGGACGGCACCCGTGAGTCGGCGCTGCGGCTGCGTGCGAAGGACTCGCCGAACGAGGTGCTCACCGGCTCGGAGCTGGTCCCCGGCCTCGCCGAGGCGCTCTCGGTGACCTTCGAGGCGTAG
- a CDS encoding UPF0182 family protein, with the protein MPDRGGGPTGPRTRVGRPSRRARNMLLTLGVLIVLAMAFIMFSGFWTDWLWYRSVHYSSVFTTTLWTKIGLFLVFGVLMGAAVGLNIWLAHRLRPPLSAMSLEQQNLDRYRMGIAPYKKWLLLGVTAVIGLIAGASASGQWRTWLMFVNGVPFGQKDPQFKLDVSFYTFDLPWYRFLLGFGFAAAVLSLIAAALVHYLYGGLRVTSPGARATSAATGHLSVLLGIFVAFKAVAYWLDRYGLAVKSSDFKATGNWTGLRYVDANAYLPAKTILFCIAVICALLFFATLWRRTWQLPVIGFGLMVLSAILIGGLYPAIVQKFTVEPNEQAKEAPYIQKNINATRKAYNIADTDVDNYSGKSSTKDTTKQRNDANSAASYRLIDPNVVSPTFQQLEQKRKYYGFPATLDVDRYKGQDTVIGLRELNIAGIPKHNWINDHFTYTHGYGAIAAKGTTTDGNGAPVFTESGLPAKGDLPGYQQRIYYGEKTTQYSIVGGPQKELDYENNGEKTTSYQGKSGVDISNPLNRAAYAVAFNEPQILYSGAIGKGSKILYNRTPKQRVEAVAPWLTIDGDSYPAVVDGKIQWVVDAYTTTNGYPYASRTTLGDSTADSLTDNQRAVVAQQNRVNYIRNSVKATVDAYTGQVKLYQWDAKDPVLKTWMKAFPHTVEPKADIPADLKAHLRYPQDMFKVQRELLARYHVTNPKQFYSGSDAWQVPNDPTTRDNRAVPPYYLSLKMPGQKGDTRQFSLTTTFTPSGRPNLGGFMAVDADAASPDYGTIRLLRVTSEVPGPEQVQNKLNGLASVGNFVRDMKGADSDIEYGNLLTVPLDGGFLYVEPVYAQGRNAHYPLLKKVAVSYADADSPDGDTTAFENTLGQALDKVFGVDGQETNPPSTGNTTRPPANGTVKKAIADAQQAYEDGQAALAKKPQDWAAYGKAQKDLQDALQRASDAGAKVKPSGKSG; encoded by the coding sequence ATGCCGGACCGCGGCGGAGGCCCGACCGGGCCACGGACCAGAGTGGGACGGCCGTCCCGCCGCGCCCGGAACATGCTGTTGACCCTGGGCGTGCTGATCGTCCTGGCCATGGCGTTCATCATGTTCTCCGGGTTCTGGACCGACTGGCTCTGGTACCGCTCCGTCCACTACTCATCCGTCTTCACCACCACCCTGTGGACGAAGATCGGGCTCTTCCTCGTCTTCGGCGTGCTGATGGGGGCCGCCGTCGGCCTGAACATCTGGCTGGCGCACCGGCTCCGGCCGCCGCTGAGCGCGATGTCGCTGGAGCAGCAGAATCTCGACCGCTACCGGATGGGCATCGCGCCGTACAAGAAGTGGCTGCTGCTCGGGGTGACGGCGGTCATCGGGCTGATCGCGGGTGCCTCCGCATCCGGGCAGTGGCGCACCTGGCTGATGTTCGTCAACGGTGTGCCGTTCGGTCAGAAGGACCCCCAGTTCAAACTGGACGTGTCGTTCTACACCTTCGATCTGCCCTGGTACCGCTTCCTGCTGGGCTTCGGCTTCGCCGCCGCGGTGCTCTCGCTGATCGCCGCCGCCCTGGTGCACTACCTGTACGGCGGGCTGCGTGTCACGAGCCCCGGAGCGCGCGCCACCTCGGCTGCCACCGGCCATCTGTCGGTGCTGCTCGGCATCTTCGTGGCGTTCAAGGCCGTGGCGTACTGGCTCGACCGGTACGGACTCGCGGTGAAGTCCAGTGACTTCAAGGCCACCGGCAACTGGACGGGCCTGCGGTACGTGGACGCCAACGCCTATCTCCCGGCCAAGACGATCCTGTTCTGCATCGCGGTCATCTGCGCCCTGCTGTTCTTCGCGACGCTCTGGCGCCGCACCTGGCAGCTGCCGGTGATCGGTTTCGGTCTGATGGTGCTCTCCGCGATCCTGATCGGCGGGCTCTACCCGGCGATCGTGCAGAAGTTCACGGTCGAGCCGAACGAGCAGGCCAAGGAAGCGCCGTACATCCAGAAGAACATCAACGCCACGCGCAAGGCGTACAACATCGCCGACACGGATGTCGACAACTACTCGGGCAAGAGCAGCACCAAGGACACGACCAAGCAGCGCAACGACGCGAACTCGGCGGCCAGCTACCGGCTGATCGACCCGAACGTCGTCTCGCCGACCTTCCAGCAGCTGGAGCAGAAGCGGAAGTACTACGGCTTCCCGGCGACGCTGGACGTGGACCGCTACAAGGGCCAGGACACAGTGATCGGCCTGCGCGAGCTGAACATCGCGGGCATCCCGAAGCACAACTGGATCAACGACCACTTCACCTACACCCACGGCTACGGCGCCATCGCGGCCAAGGGCACGACCACGGACGGCAACGGAGCCCCGGTCTTCACCGAGTCCGGTCTGCCGGCCAAGGGCGATCTTCCCGGCTACCAGCAGCGGATCTACTACGGCGAGAAGACCACCCAGTACTCGATCGTCGGGGGCCCGCAGAAGGAACTCGACTACGAGAACAACGGTGAGAAGACCACCAGTTACCAGGGCAAGAGCGGGGTGGACATCTCCAACCCGCTGAACCGCGCCGCGTACGCGGTGGCGTTCAACGAACCGCAGATCCTCTACTCGGGAGCGATCGGCAAGGGTTCGAAGATCCTCTACAACCGCACGCCGAAGCAGCGCGTCGAGGCGGTCGCCCCCTGGCTGACCATCGACGGCGACTCCTATCCGGCGGTGGTGGACGGGAAGATCCAGTGGGTCGTCGACGCGTACACCACAACCAATGGATATCCGTACGCCTCGCGTACGACGCTCGGTGACAGCACGGCCGACTCGCTGACCGACAACCAGCGCGCGGTGGTCGCCCAGCAGAACCGGGTCAACTACATCCGCAACTCGGTGAAGGCGACGGTCGACGCCTACACCGGCCAGGTGAAGCTGTACCAGTGGGACGCCAAGGACCCGGTCCTCAAGACCTGGATGAAGGCGTTCCCCCACACGGTCGAGCCGAAGGCGGACATCCCGGCGGACCTGAAGGCGCATCTGCGCTATCCGCAGGACATGTTCAAGGTCCAGCGCGAGCTGCTGGCGCGCTACCACGTCACGAACCCCAAGCAGTTCTACAGCGGCAGTGACGCCTGGCAGGTGCCCAACGACCCGACCACCAGGGACAACAGGGCCGTACCGCCCTACTACCTGTCGCTGAAGATGCCGGGCCAGAAGGGCGACACACGGCAGTTCTCGCTCACCACCACGTTCACCCCCAGCGGGCGCCCCAACCTGGGCGGCTTCATGGCGGTGGACGCGGACGCCGCGAGTCCGGACTACGGCACGATCAGACTCCTCAGAGTCACCTCCGAAGTGCCGGGCCCGGAGCAGGTGCAGAACAAGCTCAACGGCCTGGCGAGCGTGGGTAACTTCGTCCGGGACATGAAGGGCGCCGACTCGGACATCGAGTACGGGAACCTGCTCACGGTGCCACTGGACGGCGGGTTCCTCTACGTCGAGCCGGTGTACGCCCAGGGCCGCAACGCGCACTATCCGCTGCTGAAGAAGGTGGCCGTCTCGTACGCGGACGCCGACTCACCGGACGGCGACACCACCGCGTTCGAGAACACCCTGGGCCAGGCGCTGGACAAGGTCTTCGGGGTGGACGGTCAGGAGACCAACCCGCCGTCGACCGGGAACACCACCAGGCCGCCGGCGAACGGCACGGTGAAGAAGGCCATCGCCGACGCCCAGCAGGCGTACGAGGACGGTCAGGCCGCGCTGGCGAAGAAGCCGCAGGACTGGGCCGCCTACGGCAAGGCGCAGAAGGACCTGCAGGACGCCCTCCAGCGGGCCTCCGACGCCGGAGCCAAGGTCAAGCCGAGCGGCAAGAGCGGCTGA